The genomic DNA AACTGGGACCCGTTCGCAGCTCCGTTCGATCCTATTGATATCCGCAAGGATATGAGTGGGTATACCTCGGATCAGCTGTCTCAGATTTTTGTGCGACAGACTGGCAAGCACAAGAATCAGGAATATATCGACGCGGTCAACGAGTTCAACGTCATGCTGGTGATGAACTTCGAAAAAGTTCGTCCGGTATTTGAGTATTGCCTCTGGTACTCGGAACATTTGAAAAAACACGGCATCGACAAGCCGTAGAACAAGGATAGGACGCCATGGAACATTTTGATAATCTCGACGACTATATCGCCGACCTCAAGAGCAAGTTGCAGGACAATCCCCAGTGCGGCAACTCCCACTACAATCTGGGTGTGGCCTACCTGTCCCGCCGTGATTTCGTGGAAGCCGAACAGGAATTCCTCGAAGCGGTTGCCAACTCTCCGAAGATGGCGGAAGCCTATGTTCAGCTTGGCGGTATCGCCATGCAGAGCGGTGATCTGGAGAGCTGCCTGAACTACAATATTCAGGCTACTCAGCAGCGTCCGTTTTTCGCTGTGCCGTGGGGCAATATCGGTTTCATCAAGTTGCAGCAGGGCGACACCGACAAGGCCGAGCAGGCACTCAAGAAAGCTCTCAAGTATGATCCCGAGTTCCTTCAGGCCAAGGCAACCATGTCCAGCCTTCGCATCACCACCGGTGACTATGAGGAAGCGGACAAACTGCTCAAGGATATTCTCGACAAGGCTCCGAACTTCGGTCCCGCATGGAACAACAAGGCCATCATCGACGCACACAACGAGCAGTGGGCCGACGCAAAGGTCTGCATCGAGAAGGCCAAAGAGTTCGGCTTTGACGTTCAGGAAGAGCTGGAAAAGGAAATTCTCGAAAATAACTAGGAATTATTCCTATTGCCTTTGAGGCAGACATGATTATTATGAAGGGGACCGCCTGTGAGGTGGTCCCCTTTTTCGTTTTTTGAAAATCAGGATTTGATTACGGTTTTTGGCGGTACTGGCTTTGAGTAGCTTCTTTGCAAGTCTTTATGCTCAAGCCGTCCTGACGCGAACGCAGATACTCGCCGAAGGCGCACCAAAAAGTTTAGGAGATTCTCAAGAACCCTTTCAAAAGGGGGCTTGAGCCGCCGGAGGCAACCTCCCTGCCGGGGCTGTCGAAGGCTCTAGCAAGCACAACATCGACCACTGGAGTTCATATGTCTCGATTTCGTCGTGTAAAGAAGGATGTCCGTGCCATATTGTCTGCCCCTGACTGGCAGTCTCGTCTGTCCGAACTGGAAGCGTGGCCTCCGGGCGAGGTGGTGCCTCCGTTGTTTTCCCTGCGCCTGGACAGGGATGAGAATGTGCGTTGGCGTTCTGTCACCGCCTTTGGGCTGACCGCCGGACGCATGGCCGCCGCATCCATGGAAAAGGCCCGCGTACTTATGCGTACATGCATGTGGCACATGAACGAGGAGTCCGGAAACCTTGGCTGGGGAATTCCGCATTTCATGGCCGAGGCCATGGTCAATGACGAGCGAATTGCCAAGGAGTTCCACAAGATTCTTGCTTCCTATATTTTTTGCGATGAGGCGTGTGACGGCAACTTCCTCGATCATGTGGAGTTGCGCCGGGATGTGTTCTGGGGATTGGCGCGTCTGGCTGAGAGCCGCCCGGAACTGGTAGCGCATGGCGAACGATTTCTCATTGTCGCGCTGGATGAGGAGGACCCGTACAATCGCGCCTATGCCGCACGTACGCTCGGCCTGATCGATGCTGTCGAGGCTCGGGAGAAGATCGAGTCCATTCAAGACGACGCCACGGAAATCCGCACCTTCAGGGACGGAGATGTTGTTGATGTCACGGTAGGGCAGTTGGCTGGCGAGGCGCTCGCGGCCCTTGGTTGATTGCCGGATGAAACACGACAGGTTCGTTTTGCAATGCGTGACAGAGGCGATCTTTGGTGGGAATGAATATTATTATTCAAACTATTTCGGGCGGTTCAATGTTAAGCGGTGGTTTTTGAAGCAATGCTTTTGTGTGGCCCAATCAGTAGGCATTTGTCGAGAAAATGGCTTTCTGGCGGGCTTTGTCGGCTGGTCGGAGCCTCTGCGCTCATGCGCGGAGATTGTTTGGCAGCAAAAAAAGTGAAAAAAAATGAAAAAAGTCGTTGACAGGAAAGGGGGTCATCGCTAGGTTGCATCTCGCTTCAACGAGAAGGCGCGTAGCTCAGGGGGAGAGCATTTGCTTGACGTGCAAAGGGTCGTGGGTTCAAATCCCTCCGCGCCTACCAGAAATCCCCGGAAGGGAGGCCACAAGTGGTCTCCCTTTCATTTTTTTTATACCCCGGTGGTTCCGGGAAAGGAGCTGAGAGAGTGCAGATTGAAGTCTCCGGCAAGCAGGTTGAATTGGCCGACGGCGCTTTGTGTGCCGATGCCCTGAAGGAGGGCCTGTCCAAGAAACAGTTCAAGAAGGTTGTCACTGCCAAGTGCGGCGAGACTATGCTTGATCTTACTGCCGCTGTTCCGCAGACCTGTACCACTCTCGAGCCCGTCTTCGCTGATAGCGAAGAGGGGCTGGACGTTATCCGTCACTCCACTGCTCACCTCATGGCCGAGGCTGTGAAAAAGCTGTTCCCTACCGCCAAGGTCACCATCGGTCCTTCCATCAAGGACGGGTTCTACTACGATTTCGACTACGAGCGTCCCTTTACCCCGGAAGACCTTGAGGCCATCGAAAAGGAAATGCTTTCCTCTGTCGGTGCCAACAAGGAGTTCTCCTGTCGCACCGTGAGTGCTGACGAGGCCCGGAAGTTCTTTGCCGACATGGGCGAGGGCTACAAGGGTGAGCTGATCGACGATCTCGGAGCGGACGAATACTCCATTTACACGCATGGCGATTTCGCTGACTTGTGCCGTGGCCCGCATGTGGCCCGCACCGGCATGCTCAAGGCCTTCAAGCTGCTCTCCGTTGCAGGTGCCTACTGGCGCGGCGACGAGAAGAACAAGCAGCTTCAGCGCATCTACGGGACCGCATGGCAGGATCCCAAGGCTTTGAAGAAGCACCTGAATCGTCTGGAAGAGGCCAAGAAGCGCGATCACCGCAAGCTCGGTACGCAGCTTGACCTGTTCTCCACTCACGAAGATGTGGGCGGCGGCATGATTCTCTGGCATCCCAAGGGCGGGCTGGTTCGGGCCATCCTCGAAGACTGGGAACGCAAGGAACACCTCAAGCGCGGCTACCAGATCGTGCAGGGTCCGCTTATCCTCAAGCGTGAACTGTGGGAGAAGTCCGGCCACTACGACAACTACCGTGAAAACATGTACTTCACGGAGATCGATGAGCAGGCATACGGCATCAAGCCCATGAACTGCCTGTCGCATATGCTGATCTACAAGCGCAAGATCATGAGCTACCGTGAACTGCCGCAGCGCTATTTCGAGCTGGGCGTGGTTCACCGTCATGAAAAGTCTGGCGTGCTGCACGGGCTGATGCGTGTGCGTTCCTTCACCCAGGATGATGCACACCTTATCTGCCGCAAGGATCAGTTGCAGGACGAAATCGTCGGTGTCTTCAATTTCGTCAAGGACATCATGGATATGTTCGGCTTCGAGTTCGATGCTGAAATCTCCACCCGTCCCGAGAAATCCGTGGGTACCGATGAGGACTGGGAGCTTGCCACTGCCGCGCTGACCGAGGCGCTGGAATCCACCGGCAAGGAATACACCATTAACGAGGGGGACGGCGCTTTTTACGGTCCCAAGATCGACATTATTCTCAAGGATTCCCTGGAACGCCGTTGGCAGTGCGCCACGATCCAGTGCGATTTTACCTTGCCAGAGCGCTTTGACTTGGTATATGTGGGCGAGGACGGTGAACGCCATCGCCCGGTCATGCTGCATCGGGTCATCCTCGGTTCCATCGAGAGATTCATTGGTGTACTCATCGAACATTTCGCCGGGGCTTTGCCTGTTTGGCTGGCTCCGGTTCAGGCGCGTCTGTTGAATGTGACGGATGCACAACTTGATTTTATGAAGGAGGCCGAGTCCTTCCTCGCGAGCAAGGGAATCCGTGTTGAGGCGGATGTTCGCAATGAAAAGCTCGGCTACAAGGTGCGGGAAGCTCAAGTCGAGAAGGTCCCGTACATGCTGGTAATCGGTGATAAAGAGGTTGAGGCCGGGTGCGTCAATATTCGTTCTCGTGACGGAGAAGACCCTGGCTTGATGACACTGGAGGAGGCTGCGCAGCTCATTTTGGATGCTGCTCAAGAGCCTTTCAAACGCGGAGGAATGAGCTATAGCTTTTCGGGGTAAATATCGTCGCGACCAGAGGAAGGAAGACCTGGTCAGGCGTAACGAACGGATTCGCATCCCCAAGGTGCGTGTGGTTGATGAGGACGGCGAACAGCTGGGCGTTCTTGACACTCGCGATGCGCTTGAGCGCGCTCGTGAAAAAGGACTTGACCTCGTCGAGGTCGCACCGAATGCCGATCCGCCGGTCTGTAAGATCATGGATTACGGAAAGTTCAAGTTCCAGCAGAAGAAAAAATTGCAGGAAGCCAAGAAGAAACAGACCGTCATCAAGATCAAGGAAGTCAAATTCCGGCCGAAGACCGATGAGCACGATTACCAGACGAAGCTCAAGAAAATTATCAAGTTCCTCGGTGGAGGCGATCGCTGCAAAGTGACCGTGTTCTTCCGCGGACGCGAAATCGTCCACAAGGACCGCGGGCTGATGATGCTCGAACGTGTCGTGGAGGATACGCAGGATCTCGCTAAAGTTGAGAGCAGGCCCATGTCAGAGGGACGGACGATGACAATGATGCTTGCTCCCGTTAAAAAATAGTCAATACTCTTTTGGGGCTCGATCCCCATATTAAGGAGGCTACTATGCCGAAGATCAAAACTCGTCGCGCAGCTGCCAAGCGGTTCTCCAAGACCGCATCCGGCAAGTTCAAGCGCCGTAGAAAGAACCTCAGGCACATCCTGACCAAGAAGAACGCCAAGCGCAAACGTCGCCTGGGCCAGTCCACCACCGTGGACAGCACCAATATGAAGGCCGTTCGTCGTCAGCTGCCCAACGGCTAATACCTCCGTTCTACAGGCCTGCTGGCTGCGTCCAAGGCGAAATCGGATGGTCCGGTTTCACACGTTACGCCAGCCTCGCCTCGGATTGGAAGTTCGTCGTTACTACATTAACCTATAGAATCTTGCCTCGCTGGGGGAATCCGTCCGGCCCGGGAGGTAATTAAAGATGGAGGTTTTACCATGAGAGTAAAACGTGGAGTCGCCGCCAAGAGGCGTCACAAAAAGTATCTGAAAATGGCCAAGGGTTACCGCGGAGCCGGTAGCCGCCTGTACCGCACCGCTCGTGAGCGCGTCGAGAAGGCTCTTTGCAATGCCTACCGCGACCGCAAGAAGAAGAAACGCGAGTTCAGGAAACTGTGGATCATGCGTATCAACGCCGCTGCCCGCATCAATGGTCTCTCTTATAGCCGCCTGATGAATGGCCTCAAGCTGGCCGGCATCGAGCTGAACCGCAAAGTCCTCGCCGACATGGCCGTACGCAACCCCGAAGTGTTCGCCAAGGTCGCCGAGGCCGCGAAAGCCAAGTTGAGCTAACTATCGTGAGTAATGAACTCAAGTCCTTCTTGGAAGGACTCGACGGCCTGGCCCAGGATTGCGAATCTCGCAAGGGCCAGGCCTGTTCGTTGAAGGAACTGGACGATCTTCGTATCGAATTTCTCGGTCGCAAGGGCAAACTCGCGCAGGCCATGGGCCAGCTCGGCAAGCTCGACAAGACCGACAAGCCCGAAGGCGGGAAGAAGGCCAACGAGATCAAGCAGCGTATCACCGCGCTGATTGATTCCTGGGAAGCCGATCTGAACGCTGCCGAGGCAAGCAAGGCCATGAGCCAGTTCGATCCGTCCATGCCGGGGCGCAAGCCTTGGGCCGGTTCTCTGCATCCTGTGACACTGGTCATGGACGAAGTCTGTAACGTGCTCACCGGACTCGGTTTCGAGCACGCATCCGGACCCGAAGTGGAGAACGATTGGCACAACTTCGAAGCCCTTAATATTCCGCCCGAGCATCCGGCCCGCGACATGCAGGACACCCTGTACGTCTCGGACAACATCGTGCTGCGTACCCATACTTCGGGTATGCAGATTCGATCCATGCTCAAGCAGGAGCCTCCGGTGGCTGTCATTTGTCCCGGTAAGGTGTACCGCCGTGATTCCGACTTGACCCACACCCCCATGTTCCACCAGATCGAGGGGCTGTTGGTCGACAAGAACGTATCCATGGCTGACCTGCGCGGAACCCTGACCGTGTTCGTGCGGCAGATTTTCGGTGCCAAGACCGATGTCCGTTTCCGCCCGAGCTTCTTTCCCTTTACCGAGCCGAGCGCAGAGGTCGATATCTCCTGCGTCATGTGCGGCGGCAAGGGCGAGACCGGCGGCAAGACCTGCCGTGTCTGCAAAGGCACCGGCTGGGTCGAGATTCTGGGTTGCGGCATGGTTGATCCCAACGTTTTCAAATCCGTTGGCTACGATCCCGAAGTCTACACCGGCTTCGCTTTCGGCCTCGGTATCGAGCGCATCGCCATGCTCAAGTACAACATCGGCGACCTGCGTATGTTCTTTGAAAACGACGTCCGCTTTCTCGAACAGTTTGCATAGATAGAGTGCGGTCCGGAGTCTCCTGTATCAGGGGATTTCGCGGCCGCTTTTTTCATAACTTTTCATCGCTTACGGTAGTGCAATGTTAGTCAGCTTAAATTGGTTGCGTGAGTTTGTTCCCTACGAGGGCGACATTCAGGTGCTTGGTGACAAGCTCACCATGCTCGGCCTTGAACTCGAAGGCATCGATGATCCTTTCGAAAATATCAAGGACATCGTTGTCGGTCATGTCGTGGAGTGCGAAAAGCACCCTGAAGCCGAAAAACTTTCGGTCTGCACCGTTGACGTGGGCGGTCCCGAGACCCTGACCATCGTCTGCGGCGCTCCGAATGTGGGCAAGGGCCAGAAGGTTCCTGTCGCCACGGTCGGCACCGTCATGCCCGAGGGCATGAAAATCAAGAAGGCCAAGCTGCGCGGCATCAAGTCGTTCGGCATGATCTGTTCTGAACGTGAACTCGGTTTTTCCGAAGATCATGACGGCATCTGGGTCCTTGATGATTCCTTCAAGGTCGGTGACAAGCTCGTCGACGCATTGAATCTGGAACGCACCGTATTTGATTTCGACATCACGCCCAACCGCGCTGACTGTCTGTCCATCCTCGGTTTCGCACGCGAGACCGCGCTGGCATTCGACCTGCCGTTGACCATGCCGAAGCTGGACCTCGTCGAAGCGGGCGGCAACGTCAACGATGAAATCAAAATTCTTATCGACGACCCGGAGCTCTGTCCGTTGTACAACGGCCGCGTTCTGCACGGCGTCGAGACCCGCAAGGCTCCGGACTGGATGCGCTTCAAGCTCCTGTCCCTGGGCCAGCGTCCCATCAGCAACATCGTCGACTGCACCAACTACATCATGTTCGAGCTTGGTCAGCCGCTGCATGCCTTTGACCTCGGCAAGATCGAGGAGGCCACCATCCGCGTGGCCCCGGCGACAGACGGCATGAAGTTCACTACGCTTGACGATGTCGAGCGGACCCTGACCGCCAATGACCTGCTCATCTGGGACGGCAAGAAGCCGGTGGCGCTTGCTGGCGTCATGGGCGGAGCCAACTCCGAGATGGGTGACGGTTCTTCCAGCGTCCTCCTTGAGGCCGCTGTTTTCCGTCCGGGCACCATCCGCAAGACCGCCCGCCGTCTGGCGCTGCCGTCCGATGCGTCCTACCGTTTCGAACGCGGTGTCGATCAGGTCATGAACCGGTTCGCCATGGATCGCGCTGCACAGCTCATGGCCGAGACATCCGGTGGAACCGTGGTGTCCGGTGTGGCTTCCAACGAGCCCAAGCCGTGGCAGGACCGTGAACACGGTTACCGCCATGCTCGCTGCATGAGCCTGCTCGGCCTTGATTTGGAGCCGGAATTCGCCAAGAAGGTTTTCGAGGGCGAAGGCTGCACGGTCGACGATTCCGATGCCGCCAACTGGAAAGTTTCCTCCCCGTCCCACCGCCTCGATCTGGAGCGCGAAGTGGACCTCTACGAAGAAGTAGGCCGTGTGTACGGCCTTGACCGCATCCCGGCTGTGCTGCCCAAGGTCGCCAAGTCCTTGGAAACCGTGGCAGGCGGAACCGAATATGCCTTTATCAAGCGCATCAAGACATGGGGTGCAGGTGCAGGCCTGAACGAGGCGGTCAACTACAGCTTTGTCGGTGACGACGATCTTGATCGTCTGAATCTGCCCGCCGAGGGACGTGTGCATATCGCCAACCCCTTGAGCGCCGACCAGAACACCATGCGTACCGATATCGCACCCGGTCTTCTGAATACGCTCAAGAACAACCTTGCTCAGGGCAACAACCATATCCGTATTTTCGAGGTCGCCAAGCGGTTCGAGGCTGATGCCGAGTCCGAGACCGAGACTCGCGAGCATGTCCGTCTCGGCGTTCTGCTCTACGGCCCGCGCCATGCGACCGAATGGCCGTGGCAGGACGGTGAAGCCGATTACCTCGATATCAAGGGACATGTTGAGCATGTCATTGAGGATCACCTGAAACTCGCCGAGCCGGAGTTCGCTCTGGTGGAAGGGCACAGCTATCTTGAGCCGTGTGTCGAGGTGAAGCTTGAAGACAAGGTCGTGGGCTTCATGGGCAAGGTCAAGTCTGATATTGCCGACTTCTACCACGCAAAGAAGGAAGCATGGCTGGCTGATCTGGATCTGGACCTCCTGCGGGAGATCGTGGATTCTCACAAGATCACCTTTGCACCGCTGCCCGTCTTCCCGCCGAGCCGTCGTGACGTGACCGTCATCGGTCCCTCGACACTCCCGGCAAGCGCCATCCGTCAGGCTATTGAAAATGCTGGCGTTTCCATTCTTGAATCCGTCGAACTGGTCGCCGAGTTCGTGCCGGAAGGGCAGGAAGAGGAAAGAAATCTTTCCTTCCGTCTCACCTACCGTCACCCGAGCAAGACCCTCAAGGACAAGCAGGTGGATAAGGAGCACAAGAAGGTGCTCGCCGCGCTTGAGAAGGATCTGCCGATTCGTTTCTAGCCGGACACAACTGAAAACACGACCCCGTTCCTTTCAAGGAGCGGGGTTTTTTTGTGCATTCAGAAACCGATTGTGCAAATCCATTGAAGGGACTCAGTGTATTTGCTAAACAAAGCGGATGGAAGATTTGCAGGAGTTCAAGCGATATAAGATTGGTCAGGCCGCCAAGGCGATCGGCGTCAAGACGTACGTTCTCCGGTTCTGGGAAGGGGAGTTTGATGAAATCGATCCCATTCGAACCGAGAGCGGCCAGCGTTTGTACACTGAGGAGCATCTGGAGATCATTCGCGAAATAAAGCGCCTGCTGTATGATGAAGGCCTGACCATCGACGGTGCCAAGAAAAAACTTCATAGCCGTGAACATTCCGATATTCTGCATGAAGTGCATGACGAACTGCTTCAAATAAAGAAACTGCTTCAGCGATAAAATCTGTTGTCTGGCCCGAATAGAGGGGTAACCAATGAACAAAGCGGTAAAATTCAGCATGATTGGACTCGGCGCCGCCGCGGCGCTTTTTGTTGCGGCCCTGATTTTTTTTGCCTTCACTTTTGATCTGAATGACTACAAGGCCCGCATTTCCGAGGTGGTTCAGGATGAAACCGGGCGGACGCTCAAGTTTGACGGTGATCTCTCGCTGTCGTTTTTCCCCAAAATCGGGGTTGAGCTTGGCGCGCTCAGTCTGAGCAATGCCGAGGGATTTGGCAAGAAGCCCATGGTGCAGACGGTTTCCGCCCATGTCTCGGTTCGGGTCCTGCCGCTTTTGTCCGGGCAGATTCAGTTTGACGTGCTTGAGCTGGACGGCCTGACCTTGAATCTGAGCCGTGATAAGCACGGCAAGAGCAACTGGGACGATCTGGTCGGGCACAAGGATACCGGCAAGGCGGAAGCGGGCGAGGATGACGGCGGTTTCTCTCTGGATGTTGACGGCGTGAAACTGACCAACGCCAGGCTTTTCTGGGATGACCGGAAAACGGATACCAAATTTATCCTGCGCGGCATGAATCTCGTTACCGGCTATAGCGCAGAGGGCACTCCTTTCCCCGTTGACATAAATCTCGATTTCGAATGCTCAAAGCCCGAGGCCACGGGCACCTTGACTCTGACAGGCCAGTCTTCCCTTGATTTGGCGCGTCGTCAGTACGGGCATATGGAAACGAAAATCGCTCTTGCAGCCAAGGGAGCAGATATCCCCGGCGGAGACGTGGACGCCAGTCTCGACTTGCAGTCCATGCTGCTGGATTTCAATACGGAACGCGCAAAGATCACCGGCCTGACGGTTTCGGCCTATGGCGCGACAGTCAATATGGACGGCACGCTTGAGGGGATCACGGACGGTTTGAAAAAGCTGGCCGCCAAGGTCGATGTCCCTTCCTTTGATGCGCGTGAGGCATTGCGACAGATGGGCGTTACCGCAACAGAGACCGCCGATCCCAAGGTTCTGACAAAGGTCGGCGGCACGGCGGACCTGATCTATACTCCGGGCCAGTTGCATGTGAAGGCTCTTGATGCAGCTCTCGATGATACAACGATTTCAGGCCGGGGGCGGATGAAGAACAATCACGGAAGTCAGTTCTATTTTGCCCGCCTTGCTCTTGGTGCCATTGATCTTGACCGTTACCTGCCGCCGGATCATGAAGCCAAGACCGGGGAGGCTGAAAAGAACGGGACAGATGAGAATGTCCGCATCATTGATTCCGAGTTGCTGCGTCAACTTGATCTGGATGTCGAGACCACGGCCGAAGCGGTTCGCATCGACGGTGTCTGGTTGAAGAATGTCAAGGCTGTTTCCAAGGCCCGACATGGGCTTGTCCGCCTCAGCCCCGTATCGGCTGACCTGTATGGCGGAAAGCTGTCCACTGGGATTACGGTCAATGCCATGACCAAGTATCCGAAGACCGACGTCATTGTCGGAATCGACAAAGTGGATGTGGGCGCTCTTTCGCAGGACGCGCTCGGTGACCGTTCCTATGAAGGGCTTCTCAATTTCAATGGTGCCATCAGTTGTGAAGGCGAGCGGCTGCCTGTCATGCTCCGAAGCATGAACGGCAAACTTTCCTTCCATCTTGCCAATGGCGTATTCCCCGGTGTGGACCTCTTTTCCATGGCCAAGAAGACGCACGAGAGCAAGGGCAAAGAGGGCACGGTTGAATCCTCAAAGACGGATTCCACCAAGTTCGGTTCTATTTCCGGCACCGGTGTCATCACCGCTGGCATCCTGCGTAACCGCGATCTGGCGGTCAAGGCTCCCGGTCTGCGCGCCGACGGCAACGGCTCGGTTGCGTTGCCGACCCGCAAGCTCGACTACCTGCTCAAGGTCAAGCTCGTCCCGACATCCGAAGGGCAGGGCGGCAAGGATTCTGACGAGATGTTCGGCGTCATGGTGCCCATCCGGGTCGCGGGAACCATTGAAAATCCCCGTTACTGGGTCAGCATCACCGAATACGTCAAGGCTCTGGGCGGAGCCGTCATCGGAACCGCAGGGAGCGTGATCAAAGGTGTCACCGGAGCCATCTTCGGCATCGGAAAGGCGCTCGACAAGAGTTCAGGCAATAAAACGAAAGAGTAGCCTATCCCGGTTTTCGGAAAAGGCTACTCGTTGGTTTTCGATAAGTTGGAATGCTGAAAGACGAGTGCGTCTTCCGTTGCCCGTTATCTTGAATATTTCTCGAATGCGTTCATGGTGCTGATTGCCGTGAGCAACGCCTGCTTCACCATGCAGTCGGCGAGCATGTATTCGTCGGGGGTGTGGTACTTGGCGCCGGACGGCCCCATGCCGTCGAGCACCGGGATGCCGGCCTGCGAGACCGTGTTGGCGTCCGAGCCTCCGCCGCGGAACACGGGGCGCACTTCCATGCCGATCTGTTCGGCGGCCTTTTCCACTTCCGCATAGAGGCCGAGAATGGTGTCATTGGTCTCCATGGGCGGGCGGCTGGTAACGACTTCGACCGAACCGCTGGTGCCGTCGAGTGTGGATTCTGTCGCGATTTTGTTGATGGCTTCCCATATGGCTTTTTCGTCGTCCCTGTTGACGAACCGGGTTTCGCACCGGGCCGTGGCCTTGGCCGCCACTGTGTTGGGGCCGACGCCGCCTTCGATGAGGCCTATGTTGAGGGATGTGCCGATTTCCGGATTGTTGAGTGCCTCAAGCGCGGTGATCTTGTGGGCGATTTCAACGATGGCACTCGGTTTGGGGAATTCGCTGTGTCCGGCGTGGCAGGGCTGGCCGTTGACAGTCAGGTCGAATACGATGCGTCCCTTGCGGCCGGTGACGACTTCGCCGCCCATGCCGGAGCCTTCCATGACAAAACAGAAATCGCTTTTTCGGGCTTCTTCCACGATGAGTTCGCGGGAATGCGGTGAACCGATTTCCTCGTCCGCATTGAAGAAAAATGCCATGGGCATGTCCTCTTTGCCCGCAGCCATGAGCGCCTTGACCGCGTAGAGTCCGATGACCAGACCGCCTTTCATGTCCGTGACGCCGGGGC from uncultured Pseudodesulfovibrio sp. includes the following:
- a CDS encoding DVU0298 family protein, with the protein product MSRFRRVKKDVRAILSAPDWQSRLSELEAWPPGEVVPPLFSLRLDRDENVRWRSVTAFGLTAGRMAAASMEKARVLMRTCMWHMNEESGNLGWGIPHFMAEAMVNDERIAKEFHKILASYIFCDEACDGNFLDHVELRRDVFWGLARLAESRPELVAHGERFLIVALDEEDPYNRAYAARTLGLIDAVEAREKIESIQDDATEIRTFRDGDVVDVTVGQLAGEALAALG
- the rpmI gene encoding 50S ribosomal protein L35 → MPKIKTRRAAAKRFSKTASGKFKRRRKNLRHILTKKNAKRKRRLGQSTTVDSTNMKAVRRQLPNG
- a CDS encoding tetratricopeptide repeat protein, with the translated sequence MEHFDNLDDYIADLKSKLQDNPQCGNSHYNLGVAYLSRRDFVEAEQEFLEAVANSPKMAEAYVQLGGIAMQSGDLESCLNYNIQATQQRPFFAVPWGNIGFIKLQQGDTDKAEQALKKALKYDPEFLQAKATMSSLRITTGDYEEADKLLKDILDKAPNFGPAWNNKAIIDAHNEQWADAKVCIEKAKEFGFDVQEELEKEILENN
- the thrS gene encoding threonine--tRNA ligase, yielding MQIEVSGKQVELADGALCADALKEGLSKKQFKKVVTAKCGETMLDLTAAVPQTCTTLEPVFADSEEGLDVIRHSTAHLMAEAVKKLFPTAKVTIGPSIKDGFYYDFDYERPFTPEDLEAIEKEMLSSVGANKEFSCRTVSADEARKFFADMGEGYKGELIDDLGADEYSIYTHGDFADLCRGPHVARTGMLKAFKLLSVAGAYWRGDEKNKQLQRIYGTAWQDPKALKKHLNRLEEAKKRDHRKLGTQLDLFSTHEDVGGGMILWHPKGGLVRAILEDWERKEHLKRGYQIVQGPLILKRELWEKSGHYDNYRENMYFTEIDEQAYGIKPMNCLSHMLIYKRKIMSYRELPQRYFELGVVHRHEKSGVLHGLMRVRSFTQDDAHLICRKDQLQDEIVGVFNFVKDIMDMFGFEFDAEISTRPEKSVGTDEDWELATAALTEALESTGKEYTINEGDGAFYGPKIDIILKDSLERRWQCATIQCDFTLPERFDLVYVGEDGERHRPVMLHRVILGSIERFIGVLIEHFAGALPVWLAPVQARLLNVTDAQLDFMKEAESFLASKGIRVEADVRNEKLGYKVREAQVEKVPYMLVIGDKEVEAGCVNIRSRDGEDPGLMTLEEAAQLILDAAQEPFKRGGMSYSFSG
- the rplT gene encoding 50S ribosomal protein L20, with product MRVKRGVAAKRRHKKYLKMAKGYRGAGSRLYRTARERVEKALCNAYRDRKKKKREFRKLWIMRINAAARINGLSYSRLMNGLKLAGIELNRKVLADMAVRNPEVFAKVAEAAKAKLS
- the pheS gene encoding phenylalanine--tRNA ligase subunit alpha; the protein is MEGLDGLAQDCESRKGQACSLKELDDLRIEFLGRKGKLAQAMGQLGKLDKTDKPEGGKKANEIKQRITALIDSWEADLNAAEASKAMSQFDPSMPGRKPWAGSLHPVTLVMDEVCNVLTGLGFEHASGPEVENDWHNFEALNIPPEHPARDMQDTLYVSDNIVLRTHTSGMQIRSMLKQEPPVAVICPGKVYRRDSDLTHTPMFHQIEGLLVDKNVSMADLRGTLTVFVRQIFGAKTDVRFRPSFFPFTEPSAEVDISCVMCGGKGETGGKTCRVCKGTGWVEILGCGMVDPNVFKSVGYDPEVYTGFAFGLGIERIAMLKYNIGDLRMFFENDVRFLEQFA
- the pheT gene encoding phenylalanine--tRNA ligase subunit beta, producing the protein MLVSLNWLREFVPYEGDIQVLGDKLTMLGLELEGIDDPFENIKDIVVGHVVECEKHPEAEKLSVCTVDVGGPETLTIVCGAPNVGKGQKVPVATVGTVMPEGMKIKKAKLRGIKSFGMICSERELGFSEDHDGIWVLDDSFKVGDKLVDALNLERTVFDFDITPNRADCLSILGFARETALAFDLPLTMPKLDLVEAGGNVNDEIKILIDDPELCPLYNGRVLHGVETRKAPDWMRFKLLSLGQRPISNIVDCTNYIMFELGQPLHAFDLGKIEEATIRVAPATDGMKFTTLDDVERTLTANDLLIWDGKKPVALAGVMGGANSEMGDGSSSVLLEAAVFRPGTIRKTARRLALPSDASYRFERGVDQVMNRFAMDRAAQLMAETSGGTVVSGVASNEPKPWQDREHGYRHARCMSLLGLDLEPEFAKKVFEGEGCTVDDSDAANWKVSSPSHRLDLEREVDLYEEVGRVYGLDRIPAVLPKVAKSLETVAGGTEYAFIKRIKTWGAGAGLNEAVNYSFVGDDDLDRLNLPAEGRVHIANPLSADQNTMRTDIAPGLLNTLKNNLAQGNNHIRIFEVAKRFEADAESETETREHVRLGVLLYGPRHATEWPWQDGEADYLDIKGHVEHVIEDHLKLAEPEFALVEGHSYLEPCVEVKLEDKVVGFMGKVKSDIADFYHAKKEAWLADLDLDLLREIVDSHKITFAPLPVFPPSRRDVTVIGPSTLPASAIRQAIENAGVSILESVELVAEFVPEGQEEERNLSFRLTYRHPSKTLKDKQVDKEHKKVLAALEKDLPIRF
- a CDS encoding MerR family transcriptional regulator translates to MEDLQEFKRYKIGQAAKAIGVKTYVLRFWEGEFDEIDPIRTESGQRLYTEEHLEIIREIKRLLYDEGLTIDGAKKKLHSREHSDILHEVHDELLQIKKLLQR
- the infC gene encoding translation initiation factor IF-3, with the translated sequence MAFRGKYRRDQRKEDLVRRNERIRIPKVRVVDEDGEQLGVLDTRDALERAREKGLDLVEVAPNADPPVCKIMDYGKFKFQQKKKLQEAKKKQTVIKIKEVKFRPKTDEHDYQTKLKKIIKFLGGGDRCKVTVFFRGREIVHKDRGLMMLERVVEDTQDLAKVESRPMSEGRTMTMMLAPVKK